TTGTATAGCGGAGGTTTATAATGCGCGAGAAAGTAGAGAAGGCACTCGAAAAGATTCGTGTTATGTTAGCCAGCGATGGCGGAAATGTAGAATTAGTTGATATTAGTGATGATGCAGTTGTAAAGGTACGTCTTAAGGGCGCTTGTTCAGGATGTCCCATGTCTAGCATGACATTGAAAAATGGTATAGAACGCATGCTAAAGCAGGAAGTTCCTGAGGTTAAGAGCGTAGAGGCTGTATAAAAGATTTAGTGTGAACGATATGAAAAGAATATATCTTGATTACGCGGCAACAACGCCTACTGACCCGAAGGTAGTCGAAGCGATGAAGCCATTTTTCTCTGAGCGCTTTGGCAATCCTTCGAGTTTGCATTCTTTTGGCCAGGAGGCAAAACAGGCGATTGAAGAGGCAAGGAGCACTTTAGCGCAATCTCTAGGCGCAAAGCCAGAGGAGATTATCTTTACTTCTGGCGGCACTGAATCAGATAATATGGCGCTCTTTGGAGTGGTTGAGGCCAAAAAAGACAAAGGTAATCACATTATAGTCTCAGCTATAGAACATCATGCTGTGCATGAGCCGGCAAAGCTTCTGGAAAAACGCGACACCAATGTAACTTATATCCCTGTAGATAAAGGAGGCCTGGTTAATCCGGAGGATGTTAAGAAGGCAATTAGACCTGAGACTATTTTGATTTCCATAATGCATGCGAATAACGAGATCGGCACTGTCCAACCGATATCGGAGATTGGCTCTATTGCTAAGGCCAAAGGCATAACCTTTCATTCAGATGCAGTCCAGACAGTCGGACATATCCCTATTAACGTTGATGAGCTGAATGTTGATTTGCTTTCACTTTCTGCGCACAAATTCTATGGGCCTAAAGGCGTGGGAGCCTTATATGTTAGGAAAGGCACGCGCATAGGGCGTTTTTTACATGGGGGCGATCAGGAAAAAGGCAAGCGGTCATCAACTCATAATACTACGGGGATTGTTGGTCTGGGAGCGGCTGTAAGGCTTTGCCAACAGAATTTGGCCAGGGAAGAAAAAGAACAAATTGCATTAAGAGATAAATTAATTAAAGGCATACAGGATAAAATACCTGATTGTCTATTGAATGGTCATGTTACTAAACGGCTGCCTAATAATGTAAATTTTTCCTTTAAATATGTTGAAGGCGAATCTATTATCTTGAATCTGGATATGTTAGGTATTGCAGTCTCAACTGGATCTGCCTGTACATCTTCAAATCTTGAGGCCTCTCATGTATTGCTTGCCATTGGCCTGTCCCATGAATTAGCGCATGGCTCTTTGAGATTTACACTCGGACGCTGGACTAAAGAAGAAGAGATAGACTATTGCCTGGAACAATTATCGCCAGTCATTGAAAAGTTGCGTCAGATGTCACCTCTTTATCCGGGAAAATAAAGATTGGTTTTAGAGGCGCTTTATTAAATCTTGAGCTATTTTCTTGCCGGATAATAACATCCCGCCGAATACTGGTCCCATTCTTGGGCCGCCAAATACTGCATTAGCAGCCATACCGCTTACATATAGACCAGGACATACCTCTTTAGAATTCTCTACTGTCATATCTTCAGCTACCTCTGCCCACATCGAACCTTCACCCACGATTTTGCCTGTTTTTGTATTTAAGCGTATGCCGGATTTTCTCTCGACAATATGCACGACCTCTGATGCATGGCCTGTAGCATCAACTACATATCTTGCTCGCATGGTAATTGGGTCTACATGCAGATTAGCCATTTCTACTGAAGTCCAATTTAATACCAGCCCGCAAATGCTATTTTTCCTTATCATTACATCCTCAACGCTCATGAGGTTAAATATTTTAGCGCCCGCCTTGACTGTTTTTGAGCAAAAGGTTGAGACCGCCTCGATAGAATCTGCCGTGTAATATCCTTTTTGATAAACCCTAGTCTTAATCCCAAATTCATCAAGGATTTTCTTTGCCTCATTCTGAATTACTATTTCGTTAAACATTATTCCGCCGCCCCACATGCCGCCGCCAACGGATAATTTCCTTTCAAAGATAACCACCTTTTTATTTGCCTTGGCTAAATAATAGGCACAGCACATGCCAGCTGGGCCTGCTCCGGCAATAGCCACGTCTACATCAAGTGCGGCAATAAGTTTTTTATTATAGGTTTCTATTATTGCCTTGGAAATCGTTATTTCATCCAGTTTCATCTTACCCCCGTTTTTAAAATCATTTTTTCAATTTATTTATATCAATAAAAAACCCTTATGCCGAGCATAAGGGTAATTGCAGAATCTTTCCTCCGCTGGCATTATCCAGATCAGGTTCTTCGGGTAATCTGCTAACGTAAGCAGAACTCTCAGATCGCTTCACGACCTCCCCATATTTAATTGCAATCTTAGTAAAACATATCAGAGGCTCTTTGTCAAGAATTTTAGAACCGGAAAGCTTTTATCTTGCTTTGTTAGGAGTTTAGTCTTAAAATACTTCTGTATCTTTGCTATATATACCTTGCTACCTCTGTTAAAAACCATGAACGAGAAGATTCTAGAACACTTACGTAAATCCGATTCTTATATTTCTGGCGAAGAACTAAGCCATAAATTAAAGATTAGCCGTGCCGCAGTTTGGAAAAATATCCATACACTTATTGACGAAGGCTATGAGATTGTTGCAGTGCCTCACCTTGGTTACAGGCTGGAAAAGCTCACTCCCAAACTTCTTCCCAGGGAGATTAAGTATAATCTTAATACTCAATTTATAGGGAAAAATATTTTTTATTTTGATTCACTTTCTTCCACTATGGATAAAGCAATGCAGCTTACTTTGGATGCTGCGCAAAATGGCACTGTTGTCATTGCCGAGTCTCAATCTAAAGGAAGAGGCAGACTCGGAAGGTCTTGGATATCTCCCAAGCACAAAGGCATATATTTTTCATTGATTTTAATGCCCAAGATAATTCCCCAACAGGCATCAATCCTAACTATTGTAATTGCTGTTTCTGTTGCTGAAGCGATAAAGCAGACCTGTGGATTGGATCCTACAATAAAATGGCCAAATGACATTTTACTTGGTGATAGGAAATTAGGCGGTATATTGGTAGAGATGAACGCGGAGATGGACATCATTAAATTTGTGATAGTAGGCGTAGGTCTAAACGTCAGTCAGTCCAAGACACAGCTTCCTACGGGGGCAACATCTTTAAAAGTAGAAGGCGCTAAGGAAGTAGAAAGGGTCGTGATTTTACAAACGATCCTAAAAAGAATTGAGCAAAATTATTTAAAATTTACTAAGGAAGGCTCAAGTTTCATTATCCAGAAGTGGAGAGATTTTACTTCAACGCTACATTCGCGAATTAAGGTAATTTGCCAGAAAGAGCATATCGAAGGAGAGGCAGTAGATATCGATTTAGACGGCGGGCTATTAATCAGGAAGGATTCCGGCTTTGTCGAAAAGGTTATGGCGGGAGATGTTGTTAGATTGAAGAGATTGTAAACCTCAAATTAATATTTAGTTGACAGTTGTTTTGACCCTACTATAATTGTAGTAGGGTTTTTTGTTAGGCAAAAGAGGTCATTATGCGCAAATTCATAAAGGTCCTGGCAGAGGAGATTATTGGCGGAAAAGACTTAAGTCTTAAAGAAGCCGAAGACTTAATCTCTCTTAAAGGGTGCGACCTGCCTCTATTATTAGAGGCAGCAGCTAGAGTTTGCCAGCATTTTCGCGCTAATAAAGTAAATTTATGCTCTATTACCAATGCCAAAAGCGGCGCCTGTAGCCAAGACTGCAAGTTTTGCGCACAATCTGCCGCTTATAAGACAGACGTGCCTGTTTATCCTCTAATAGAGCCGCAAGAGATGTTGCGCAGAGCAGGCCTTGCGCATGAGTCTTTTTCTAAGAGATTTTGTTTTGTTACTAGCGGAGAGAGTCTGGGAGAGGATGAATTTGATAAAATTTGTGAGGGACTTCACTTAATCAAATCTAGATTTTCCGATTTAAAACTTGATGCCTCTTTAGGATTTTTAACTCAAGGTAGGGCCAAGAGGTTAAAGCAAACAGGCCTATCCCGCTATAATCACAATCTAGAAACGTCCTCTGATTATTTTCCTAAAATTTGTAGTACGCATACATACCTCAAGCGAGTTGAGACTGTTCAAGCGGTGAAAGAAGCAGGTCTTGAGGTCTGTTGCGGCGGTATTTTTGGGTTAGGAGAATCTCAACAAGACAGGCTAAAACTCAGCCTTGCCTTAAGAGACTTAGAGGTTGATTGTATCCCTTTGAATTTCCTCAATCCCATATCTGCTACACCTCTTGGACATCAGAAAAAGCTAACCTACAAAGAATGTTTAAAGATTATATCTATTTTTCGTCTCGTCCATCCTAGAAGAGAAATAAAGGTCTGCGGCGGAAGAGAGTCTGTTTTAGGTAACAAACAATCATTAATATTTAAGGCTGGCGCTGATAGTATTATCTTCGGTGATTATTTGACTACTAAAGGAAATTCCCCCAATCAAGATTTAGAAATGATCAAGGCTGCGGGGCTATCAATATGAGTATTGACAGTTTTGTTTCTAGTGTATTAGAGGAAAGAAAGGATCAGGGACTTTTTAGGACCCTAAAGACATTAGAGGGCGCTCAGGATAGGATCGTCTCTTTTAATGGCAAGAAGTTAATTAATTTTTGCTCTAATAATTATCTAGGCCTGGCAAATGATCCACGCCTAAAGCAGGCTGCGATTAAGGCAGTAGAGGCCTTTGGTACAAGCTCTGCTGCTTCAAGGTTGACTTGTGGCAGTTTCCGGTTGCATAAGGAACTTGAGGAAAAAATCGCTAAATTCAAGCATAGCCTTAGCGCCTTGGTTTTTAACAGTGGTTATGTTGCAAACCTAGGTCTAATCTCAAGCCTTATACAAAAGCACGGGGTAATTTTTTCTGATAGGTTAAATCATGCCTCTATTGTAGATGCGATTATATTAAGCCGGGCCCATATAGTTCGTTATAATCACAATGACATGAGTCAGCTGCAGGATCTCCTAGAAAAACACAAAGATGCAAAACAGAAATTAATTGTTACTGATACGGTATTTAGTATGGATGGTGATTTGGCTGATTTACACAGAATTGTAAATCTAGCAGAAAAATACCATGCCTCTGTCATGGTAGATGAGGCTCATGCTACTGGCGTTTTAGGCCCTAATGGTGGAGGTCTGGTGGAAGAGTTAGGCCTCTCGGATAAAATAGATATTCAGATGGGGACATTAAGTAAGGCCTTGGGGAGTTTTGGCGCCTTTGTTTGTGCTGATGAAAATCTAGTCCAATATTTAATAAATGCAAGTCGACCTTTTATTTATACGACAAGTTTGCCAGCAGCAGTTTTAGCTGCAAGTATTAAGGCAATAGAGATTATCCAAAAAGAGCCGCAGCAACGCCAAAGACTTTGGGGCAATATAAGGTTTATAAAACAAGGCTTAGCCGATATGGGCTTAGGACCCTTGAATAGCTCATCAGCAATTATTCCCATATTAACCAAAGAAAATGAACTTACTATGGAATTTAGTCAAAGGTTAT
This window of the Candidatus Omnitrophota bacterium genome carries:
- a CDS encoding NifU family protein yields the protein MREKVEKALEKIRVMLASDGGNVELVDISDDAVVKVRLKGACSGCPMSSMTLKNGIERMLKQEVPEVKSVEAV
- the nifS gene encoding cysteine desulfurase NifS — protein: MKRIYLDYAATTPTDPKVVEAMKPFFSERFGNPSSLHSFGQEAKQAIEEARSTLAQSLGAKPEEIIFTSGGTESDNMALFGVVEAKKDKGNHIIVSAIEHHAVHEPAKLLEKRDTNVTYIPVDKGGLVNPEDVKKAIRPETILISIMHANNEIGTVQPISEIGSIAKAKGITFHSDAVQTVGHIPINVDELNVDLLSLSAHKFYGPKGVGALYVRKGTRIGRFLHGGDQEKGKRSSTHNTTGIVGLGAAVRLCQQNLAREEKEQIALRDKLIKGIQDKIPDCLLNGHVTKRLPNNVNFSFKYVEGESIILNLDMLGIAVSTGSACTSSNLEASHVLLAIGLSHELAHGSLRFTLGRWTKEEEIDYCLEQLSPVIEKLRQMSPLYPGK
- a CDS encoding sulfide-dependent adenosine diphosphate thiazole synthase translates to MKLDEITISKAIIETYNKKLIAALDVDVAIAGAGPAGMCCAYYLAKANKKVVIFERKLSVGGGMWGGGIMFNEIVIQNEAKKILDEFGIKTRVYQKGYYTADSIEAVSTFCSKTVKAGAKIFNLMSVEDVMIRKNSICGLVLNWTSVEMANLHVDPITMRARYVVDATGHASEVVHIVERKSGIRLNTKTGKIVGEGSMWAEVAEDMTVENSKEVCPGLYVSGMAANAVFGGPRMGPVFGGMLLSGKKIAQDLIKRL
- a CDS encoding biotin--[acetyl-CoA-carboxylase] ligase, with translation MNEKILEHLRKSDSYISGEELSHKLKISRAAVWKNIHTLIDEGYEIVAVPHLGYRLEKLTPKLLPREIKYNLNTQFIGKNIFYFDSLSSTMDKAMQLTLDAAQNGTVVIAESQSKGRGRLGRSWISPKHKGIYFSLILMPKIIPQQASILTIVIAVSVAEAIKQTCGLDPTIKWPNDILLGDRKLGGILVEMNAEMDIIKFVIVGVGLNVSQSKTQLPTGATSLKVEGAKEVERVVILQTILKRIEQNYLKFTKEGSSFIIQKWRDFTSTLHSRIKVICQKEHIEGEAVDIDLDGGLLIRKDSGFVEKVMAGDVVRLKRL
- the bioB gene encoding biotin synthase BioB; amino-acid sequence: MRKFIKVLAEEIIGGKDLSLKEAEDLISLKGCDLPLLLEAAARVCQHFRANKVNLCSITNAKSGACSQDCKFCAQSAAYKTDVPVYPLIEPQEMLRRAGLAHESFSKRFCFVTSGESLGEDEFDKICEGLHLIKSRFSDLKLDASLGFLTQGRAKRLKQTGLSRYNHNLETSSDYFPKICSTHTYLKRVETVQAVKEAGLEVCCGGIFGLGESQQDRLKLSLALRDLEVDCIPLNFLNPISATPLGHQKKLTYKECLKIISIFRLVHPRREIKVCGGRESVLGNKQSLIFKAGADSIIFGDYLTTKGNSPNQDLEMIKAAGLSI
- the bioF gene encoding 8-amino-7-oxononanoate synthase, with protein sequence MSIDSFVSSVLEERKDQGLFRTLKTLEGAQDRIVSFNGKKLINFCSNNYLGLANDPRLKQAAIKAVEAFGTSSAASRLTCGSFRLHKELEEKIAKFKHSLSALVFNSGYVANLGLISSLIQKHGVIFSDRLNHASIVDAIILSRAHIVRYNHNDMSQLQDLLEKHKDAKQKLIVTDTVFSMDGDLADLHRIVNLAEKYHASVMVDEAHATGVLGPNGGGLVEELGLSDKIDIQMGTLSKALGSFGAFVCADENLVQYLINASRPFIYTTSLPAAVLAASIKAIEIIQKEPQQRQRLWGNIRFIKQGLADMGLGPLNSSSAIIPILTKENELTMEFSQRLFDRGIFIQGIRPPTVPKDQARLRLTVIASHTREDLERALAAIKKTAKELRLI